GGCGTTGTTGCCCTGAATCTCTTCACACACCCTGACACATTTGCCGCACAGGATGCACTTGTTCATATCGCGCACGATAAAGGGGTTGTCATCTTCCAGGGGGTACCGGTGCTTTTCCCCCTTGAAGGCGCCAAAGCTGACGCCGTAATAGTAAGCATACTCCTGCAGCTTGCATTCGCCGTTTTTATGGCAGGTCAGGCAGTCCTCCGGGTGGTTGGCCAGGAGAAGCTCCAGGTTCGTCTTGCGGGCCTCGATTACGGCCGGAGAGGCGGTATAGACCACCATGCCTTCGGTTGCCTCCGTAACGCAAGAGGCCGGCAGGTTGCGCGCCCCCGGAATTTCCACCACGCAGATGCGGCAGGCGCCCGGCCTGCTCAGCTCCGGATCGTGGCAGAAGGTGGGAATAAAGATGCCTGCCTTCCCGGCGGCTTCCAGAACCGTGGTTCCCTTCGGTACGGTTACCTGGATGCCGTCGATGGTAAGAGTGACATCGGCCACTGATGGTTACCTCCTTTCAACTCACTCCTTTCCATAGCGGGAGGCGCAGCAGTTTCCCGCCGCACCCTGTCGGCCTGCTGCCGTGCCGCCGCGGCGGTTTAGGCAGCCGGGCTCGGAGTTTGCGATTTATTAAAACTCTGCTCTTATTTCTCCATTTCCTTTAACTTTTCAAGCACGCCTTCCAGGCCAAGGGCCTCCGCCCAGGAAACTTCGACAAATTTGCCGTCTTTCTTGAGCACCGGCTTAACAGGCTGCTCGCTGTAAAGCAGCTCCAGCCCCAGCCTTCCTTTGAGGCAGAGGGGGCGCCCGGCGCCGGGGGCTTTGGCCGTTACGCCGATAACCCGGCCGTTCTTAACGTTCAGATCGAACTGGCAGCCGGCGTCGCAGAAGGTGCACGTGACGGGCTCCTTCTTGATTTCGTAGGCCCGGCCCTTGCCCGCCAGGGACTTGTATGTGAGCGCGCCAACCGGACAGACGGCCAGGCAGCGGGCGCAGGAAACGCAGTCCGATTCGCCCAGGCCGGTGTCCATGGCCGGGGCTATTTTGGTCTTGAAGCCGCGGTAGGCAAAGTAAATGACCTGGCGGTCTTCAACCTGCTCGCAGGTGCGGACGCACCTGCCGCACAGGATGCACTTGTTCATGTCCCTGATAATGTAAGGGTTGGTATCATCTACCGGGTAGTTGTGTCTTTCCCCTTCAAAGCCCGGTTTCTTCACATCATAGTAGTAGGCGTAGTCCTGCAAGCGGCAGTCGCCGTTCTTCTCGCAGGTAAGGCAGTCGGCGGGGTGGTTGGCCAGAAGCAGCTCGATGATGGTTTTCCGGGCCTCCACTACGGCCGGGGACTCGGTCTCCACAACCATGCCGTTGGTTGCTTCGGCCGAACACGATGCCACCAGGGCGCGCGCCCCCTTCACCTCCACCACGCAAATGCGGCAGGCACCGAAGTTCGGGCTGGCCGGATCGTGGCAGAAGGTGGGGATGAAAAAGCCGGCTTCCCTGGCAGCGTCCAGAATAGAGGTCCCGGCCGGGACGGTTACCTGCACGCCGTTGATGGTCAGGGTAACGTTAGCCAAATCCTTCCCCCTCCTTTATGCTTTGTATATCGCTTCAAATTTGCATTTCTGGATGCAGGAGCCGCACTTAATGCATTTTTCCACATCAATGACATGCGGCTGTTTCTTTTCGCCGGCAATCGCCCCTGCCGGGCAGGCCCTGGCGCAGGCCCCGCAGCCGGTGCACTTCTCCTGATCGATAACATAAACCAGCAGGGCGCTGCAAACTCCGGCCGGGCAGCGCTTGTCCACGATGTGCGCCTCGTACTCATGCCGGAAGTAGCGCAGGGTGGTCAGGATCGGGTTCGGGCAGGTCTGGCCCAGGCCGCACAGGGCGGAATTCTTAATCACCCTGGCCAGGCGCTCCAGCGTATCGATGTCCTCCAGCTCGCCCCTGCCGTCGCAGATCTTGCCCAAAAGCTCGAGCATCCTCTTGGTGCCCTCGCGGCACGGGGTGCACTTGCCGCACGACTCGGCCTGGGTGAAGTTAAGGAAGAACCTCGCCACGTCCACCATGCAGGTGGTTTCGTCCATGACCACCAGGCCGCCGGAACCCATGATCGCCCCGGCTGCAGTAAGAGATTCGTAATCCACGGGCAGGTCGAGCTTCTCCTCGGGCAGGCAGCCGCCTGAAGGGCCGCCGCTCTGCACGGCTTTAAACTTCTTGCCGCCCTGAATGCCGCCCCCTATGGAAAAGATGACGTCCCGCAGGGTAATCCCCATCGGCACTTCCAGAAGGCCGGTGTTGTTAACCTTCCCGGTCAGGCAGAAGACCTTGCTGCCCTTGCTCTTTTCGGTGCCCATGGCCGCGTACCAGTCGCCGCCCTTGCGGATGATAAACGGCACGTTGGCGTAAGTCTCCACGTTGTTCAGAACGGTCGGTTTTTCCCATAATCCCTTGTGCGCGGGGAAGGGAGGCCGCACCCGGGGCATGCCCCGCTTGCCCTCGATGGAATTGAGCAGGGCCGTCTCCTCGCCGCAGACGAAGGCGCCGGCGCCGGCCTTGATCTTGATCCGGAAGCTGAAGCCGGAGTCCAGGATGTTGTCCCCCAAAAGGCCAAGCTGCTCGGCCTGGGCAATGGCCAGGTTCAGGCGGCGGATGGCCAGGGGATACTCGGCCCGGCAGTAGATGTAACCCTCATCGGCGCCAATGGCGTAGCCGGCTATCATCATGCCTTCCAGAACGGCATGGGGGTCGCCCTCCAGAACGCTGCGGTCCATGAACGCGCCCGGGTCGCCCTCGTCCGCGTTGCACACGGCATACTTCTTATCGCCGGGGGCATTGTAAACGAACTGCCACTTGTTGCCGGTGGGGAAGCCGCCGCCGCCCCGTCCCCGCAGGCCGGACTTTTTAACCTCGTCGATAATTGCCTGACGGTCCATCTTCAGGGCCTTTTCAATGCCTTCATAGCCGCCGGTGGCAATGTAGTCCTCGATGCTCTCAGGGTTTGTCCGGCCAAGGCGCGAAGTTACCGAACGCACCTGCTTTTCGTAATACGGCGATTTTTCCATGGTAACCAGGCCGTCGTAAGGTTCGGCCCCTTCGGTGATCTGCATGGCCGCCCATTCAAATACCGGCTCGCCTTTAATTAAATGGCTCTCTATCAGCCTTTCGACCTTGTCGGGGAAAATATCGCCGTATATAACGGACGGCCTGCCGGGCAGGGAAATCTCCACAAGCGGCTCCCGGTAACACATGCCGATACAGCTGGTGAAGTCAACGTCCACATCCAGGCCGCGGGCGGCAACCTGCTCCTTAATGGCCGCCATGACTTTTTCCCCCCCGGCAGCAATGCCGCAGGTGCCCAGACCGACTACAATCCTGGGCCTGTTGAGTTTCTGCCTGTACTGCTCCTGGTACAATGTGCGCAGTTCACTTAAACTTTTCATTTCCGCCCGCCCCCCTTACTCATATTGATCCAGAATTGCCGGAACCCTCGAGGGCACCAGCCTGCCGTGGGTGTCGTTGTTCACCATCATGCAGGGCGACAGGCCGCAGGCCCCGATGCAGGCCACATTCTCAATGGTGTAGCGGAGGTCATCGGTGGTTTCACCGTGGCTTATGCCCAGGTGATCCCTGACGGCCTCGTAAATCTTCGCGCCGCCCCTGACGTGACAGGCGGTACCCAGGCAAACGCGGATAATATTGCGCCCGCGCGGTTTAAGGTGGAACTGGGCGTAAAAGGTGGCCACCCCGAACACCTTGCTGAAGGGCACGTTTAGCTCCTTCGAAATTTGCTGGAGCACCTCTTTCGGCAGATAGCCGTAGATGTTTTGCGCCTCCTGCAGGACCGGAATAAGGCCTCCTTTGTAGTCGCGGTATTGATCAAGCAGTTTCTGCAATGCCTCCTCTTTGGTAAGCCCGGCATTGCCGTTGCACTTACAGGCTGCCAATGTTTTTCCTCCTCCCGTTTATCGTTTCGTTCCCTGGGAACTGTTCAGTCTCTGCATCTTTATACCCCATACAAGTTTCTTCTTCGACAGGCCGAGCCGCAGGGAACCCACGGCTTCCACGCTGTCGCCCGGTTTGATATCCTCACGCGGAGCCCACACCATGAATACGCCAATCGTGCCGCTCCCGTCGCTAACCTGAAAATGAGGCCGGTTCAACCATTTTAACGACACTGCCTTGACCTGGCCGCGCAGGCGGACCGGTTCCCCCACCGGAAGTCCGGCCAGGTCTTTAACCCGGTAAAGTTTGAAATCGCGGACATCAATCTTGTCCATGTGCCGCCTGTTCATTTCGTTCAAAATCAGCGGCACCCCAACCAGAACCAGAATCGCCGGCAGGGCTGCCAGCAAAAAGCCCGACTGGGGATGGGCAGCATAAGCCAGGCCCACCATGGCAACTGCCAGACCCAGGCTGACGTATGCCGGTATGGACATCCGCACCGAGGATACCTCCTTAAAGCGGTTAGTCAGGGCAGTCCCCTACTTGCCTACTGTGGCGCCAGGGGAGGCTTGATGGCCGGCCCGGTACTCCTCCGGAAGCTCATTTCTGTAGCACAGGTAATAAACAAGCCCGATGAAGATCATGCCGCCGACGATATTCCCTAAAGTTGCCGGGATGATGTTCCAGAACCAGACGTCGCCCCAGGTCAGCCCGCCGAATTTGCTCAGCAGGGGGTTCCAGGGCTTGCCGTCGACCATTTTGGTGGCAATGCCGGGGAAGCTCTGATATACCCAGAGGCCTGCCGGCAGGAAGTACATATTGGCAACGCAGTGTTCGAAGCCGGTCGCAACGAAGGTCATGATCGGGAACCAGATACCGAAAAACTTGCCGATAAAGTCTTTGGCCGTAATGCCCAGCAGGATGGCCAGGTTAACCAGGAAGTTACAGCCTATGCCGTTCAGGAAGCAGGACCACAGTCCTATGCCTCCCACCGACTTGTAGGCCAGCGTTTTACCCACCGCAATGGATACTGCGTTCAGGGCAAAGGCGTTTGGCTCCGCGGTGGCGAAGTTACCCTGGGTGAAGGGGCCCATAACCATCAGGTAGGCGTAAGCCAGCGAGCCGATCAGGTTGCCGATATAAACAAAAAACCAGTTACGCAACACGCTGCCCCAACTGGTCTTGCCGAAGAAGGCCGCCAGAGGGCCCAGCATTGCATCCCCGGTAAACAGCTCCATACCGGTCAGAACGGTTGCAATGAGGCCTACGGGGAACACGGCGCCGCCGATCAGCTTGCCTATGCCGGCGCCGAGGTACTGCGCCGCCGCCGTGCCGCAGACGGTGCACAGGCCGGCGCCGACGGCAATGTAAACACCGGACATAAAACCGCGCAAGAGAAGCTGTCCAACCGGTAAACTCATTTTATATTTACCGACGTTTGATGCCAAACCTATTGTTACGGCTGGAGCGTTAGCCATAAATTTACCCCCCTTATAAATTAAGAAAAATGCGCAACAAAATCCTGGTTTGACTTATAAAACCAAAACCAAATTAACAATAGCCAGCATCTTTACCAATTATTGTATTATGACATACAGTATACATAATACAAGCGTGAACCCGGATCCCCTGTTAAAAAACACGGAGTTGCTCCGGGCAACAAATGCCCGCCCTTTCTTTACCACCCGCCCCCTTTATGCCGGACGGGAGCATGCGCCGGGCTCGCGGCAGAAAAAACTAAAACCTGCTCCCGCTTTCAAATTTTAAAATTCTATCATGGCTTTTGCCTTCCTTCACCCCCTTTAAGGCCATGAATTTCAGGTCGGCCGCCCGCCTGCCAGTAAACTGCAGAAAAAGCCTTGCCTACCACCCCCCGAGTTCTTTTGCTGATGCAAGTACAGGGGGCAAACCGCCTTTGTTACCTTGGACAAGAATTTTTTATTTAAATCTTAAAAAAGGTTTATATGCAACCCTTAAATTTGCACACCTCAAGGCCATTAATTATATAAAATCATAAGGATAACAGTTATACAAAAATTTTTAATTTTTTTTATATACAAATAACAGTTATCGTAAAACACAATAAAAACATCAAAAAAATAAATGGGGCTTATTAACGCATTAAATAAGCACACCAGGCACCAAGTTTGCTTTAAACTTATTACTATTAATTAAAAAAAGAGCATCAACATTAAATAATCTATTACACCTAATCATAATAAACATCTCATAATAAACATTAATCCCGGCAGTCGATCAAACGCTCCTCCGTCAGGATGTAGTGAACCGGAACATCGTGCCGGCGGTGATAGACATCGATCTGCAGTTGCAATTCATATGCCAGTCCGACAAAAACGGTGCCCTTCCCGGTAAGCGGCAGGAAACGGTCGTAAAACCCGCTGCCGTACCCCAGGCGGTAGCCTTTCAGGTCGAAGGCCAAGCCCGGCACGACAACCAGGTCCAGCCCGGCAGGATCAACAAACCGCAAGCACCGGGGCTTCGGCTCCATAATTCCCCAGGCGTTTGGCTCCAGATCGCCGGGGAAATCCACCAGCAGGGAAGGCTTGAGCTGCCTGCCGGCCATATCGGTAACAGGAACGGCCACCCTTTTGCCGTCCGCCATGGCCCTCACAATTAAATCCCCCGTTTGCACCTCGCCGCGGAAATCAACGTAAGACATAATGGTCCGGGCCTGCCGGTACTCATCCATGGCCACCAGCCTTTTCACAATTCTGGCGCTTTTTTCGGCCGCCCCGGCGGGAGCAAGGGCAGCCCTAGCCTTCAGCATCTTTTTTCTCAGCTCAGTTCTTAAAACCTCCGCATCTCCGGGAAAATCCCGCCCGTTTTTCATAACTTTCCTCCATAACCTTAAAAAATAACGGCCTGGTTCGCAGCGGGCCGTTGTCAAAATCTTTATTGCCTGCCGGGGCAAACCCGGCGGCATCCCCTTTTGCCGGACTTATCTACAGGGCGTAAACCTCATCCCCGCTCAGCAGCCTGGTGCCGCTTTCCTGCAGCACCTTGATTGCCTCATCCAGTTGCTCCACCCTGAAAACAACCAGGGCGGCGCTGGAAGATTTTTGCACAAAAGCATAAAGGTACTCTATATTGATTGCCGCCCGGTCCAGCGACTTCAGCACTTTGGCCAGGCCGCCCGGTTCGTCGGGCACTTCCACCGCTATAACGTCGGTAGCGCTGACGGTAAAACCGGCCTCTTTCAGTACCCGGTAGGCCTTACCGGGGTCGTTCACAATCAGCCTTAATATGCCGAAATCGGTGGTGTCGGCAATGGACAGCGCCCGGATGTTAATGCCGTTCTCCCCCAGCACTCCGGTCACCTGGGCCAGGCGGCCCGACTTGTTCTCGAGAAAGATGGAGATCTGTTTTACCTTCACTTATTTCAACCTCCTTTAGTCCAGGTAAAAAAAGTATTCTATAATTAAAGGCCGGTTCCCTGCCGGCTCCGGAGCATACAGAGGATTATACAAAAAGGGTCGTTTTTCTAACACAATGTTTCAAACGCTGTATCAAACTTTTCATTTAGTTCCAAAAAGGAACGTCCGGTGAGGTCCCTTCCCCGCTCATCGAAGGCCAGGCCTGGCAGCAAAACCAGGCAGGGCCTTTCTCCCGGCTTCGCGGCAAGGTATTTTTCCATGCCTGCCTCAAAATCGAACAGCGTGAGCAGCCCGGCAGCCTTTATGGAACCGCCGAAAAAAGAGTTTTTTACCGCTACGGCCTCAACTTCCGCATTTTCCTTCCAAAAGCGCTGCAACCCGGCCTTTATGGCGGAAACCGCCAGTTCCGAGGTAAACACCAGCACCTTTGCCGCCCCGTGCTGGCGCGCCGCCCTGCCCATCTCTTCAATCAGGCGGGGATCCAGATCGTACTCCATAACCAGGCCGGATCTCTGGCCGGGCTCTTTCCAGAGTTTAAAAATTAGCCTTTCTCCTCCCCTGTTTGCCGTTATTTCAGGCGAGCCGGCCTCCAAGACCATTTTAAAAGCATGAACCCTGGTCATGGCCGGCACCCCGTTAACGGCCTCAATAACGTCCCCGCGGCGGATTCCGGCGCCGGCTGCCGGGGAAGCGGCAATCACTCCCGCCACCTCCGGCTCAAGGCCGGCAATCAAAGGCGGCTCGCAGGTAACCGGAATTTCTGTTTCCTCCCGCAGGCGCAAAACAAATTCCCCCAGCTGCTCCCATAAAGGCTGCCCGAAACGCAGGGCCGGGGGGGCAAGGGCGGTGTAGCCGGGCAGAAATACCCGCACGGTCTGCGCCCCGCACTCACAGAGGTAACTCACCGTTTTCTTCAAATCATCCCACCCCACCAGGTGGGGCATGGCAACAACGCTGCCGTGAAAAGGAACACCGTATTTTTTCAACAGGACCGGGCTTTTTATGGCGGCGCCGGGGTTTGCATCGCCCATCAGGAGGGCCCGCCCGAGTTCGCTGGCGCTGTTCAGGGACAGGCATACCGCCGCGTTGCCCAAATCGCCCAGCAGCCAGGCCCTCCTCTCATCCAGCAGGCTGCCGTTGGTGGTAATTTGGACGGCCGTGCGGGGCAAAGCAGCTCTCACCAGGCGAAGAACCTCATCTACGGCAGGATGGGTAAAAGGCTCTCCTTCTATTATCCTGGTGGCCGACTCGCCGATTATCACCGGCCTTTCTGGATCGAGAAAAGCTATGGTTTGCCCGACTTCCGCCAGGCTGCGGGGCGCCATCCGGTAAACCTTCACCCCGGGCGGGTTCTGGCGGTGGGAGCAGAACAAACAGCGAACGTTGCAGGATGAGGTAAGGGGCAGGATGTTGTCCCTGGCGGCTGTGGACAGAATAATGCTTTCCTCGCTTATACCGTTATTTCCCCCGTTAAATTCACCCACAGGTTAACACCTTGTTTTATAAGTTATTAACAGACTTATTCACATTATCCACAGAATTTTTCATCCACAGAACCCCTGTTTTTAGGACGTAGGTCCTGTTTTTTTCCTGACAAAGCTGCCCTCATACCTGTCCTCACCCAGCTTCAGGTCTGGAACGGCGTTAAGGGTCAGCGGGGCGAAAGCCCCCCGCAAAAACCTGTAATAGGCCGCGCAGGCAACCATGGCGGCGTTGTCCGTGCAGAGCACCGGCGGGGGAATGATCACCCGGCGGCATTCCTCCTCCGCCCTTCTGGCCAGTTCCGCCCGCAGGCAGGCATTGGCGGCCACCCCGCCGGCCAGAAGAATGGTGGTAACACCGTTTTCCCTGGCGGCGGCCAAAGTTTTGTCGACCAGCACGTCCACCACGGCCTTCTGAAAGCTTGCCGCCAAATCGGCCTTGTTTACATCCCCGCCCAGCCGCCCGGCGCGGTGCAGCCAGTTGATCAGGGCCGATTTTAGCCCGCTGAAGCTGAAATCGAAACTGCCCTCCTCCAGGTAAGCCCGGGGCAGGTTCACGGCCGCCGGGTTGCCTTGCCGGGACAGGCGGTCGATCAGCGGCCCGCCCGGGTAACCAAGGCCCAGGGTGCGGGCGGCCTTGTCAAAGGCCTCGCCGGCCGCGTCATCCCTGGTCCTGCCCACCACCTGAAAAGACCCGTGCCCTTTAACAAGCACCAGGTCGGTGTGCCCGCCTGAAACCACCAGGCAGAGAAGGGGAAAGTCAAGGGCGGGATCCACCAGGAAGTTGGCGTAAATGTGCCCTTCCAGGTGGTTCACCCCCACCAGGGGCAGGTCCAGGCCGTAGGCAATGGCCTTGGCCGCCGAAACGCCGACTAGAAGCGCTCCTACCAGGCCGGGGCCGTATGTCACGGCCACCGCGTCCAGATCCTTAAAACCCAGGCCGGCCGCGCCGAGCGCCTCCGCCACCACCTGGTTCAGCAGCTCCAGGTGCTTGCGGGAAGCCACTTCCGGCACCACCCCGCCGAACTTGCGGTGCACTTCCACCTGGGAAGATATTATGTTGGACAAAACCTGCCTGCCGCCGGCCACAACGGCGGCCGAAGTTTCATCGCAGGAAGTCTCCAGGGCCAGGATAACCGCGCTCATTACTGCCACCCGCTTCATACCGGAAATTAATTGTTCTCCTGTATTATATAACACATTCCTCCGGAAAACAAAGAAAACGGCCGGAATACGGGTGCAGCCGAAAATAATCCAAAAAATGAATAAACAGGAGCGGACGGGGCAAACTTATCTTAAACAAAGCCTAAAGGAGGCCGTAAAAATGTTAATGGCGAATACCAGTTGGGAAGAATGGAAGAAAACCCTGGGGCAGGCGGTGGAGTTTGCGGCGGAACTGGGAATCTCTAAAGAGCAGGTAAGCTCCATGGCCAAGCAGGTGGGTGATTTGCTGGCCCAAAGCGTGCCCCCGGCCAATCCGGAGCAAAAAGCGGTAAAAGAGCTCTGGGAGGTGGCCAGCACCGAAGAAAGGCAGGTGCTGGCAAACCTGATGACCAAACTGGTGAGCAAAAGGTAAAACGCCGGAAACCGCCCGTCGCGGCGCTTACTTTGCGCCCGGACAGGCGGTTTGGCCTTAAGACCAGCCTTTTATCACCTCCGCGGCAATAACCCTCAACCCTTCCTTCTTACAAAAGTACTCCATATGCCCTTTTACCGGATCGAAAGCGTTAATGGTAAACTCCACGTTTTCATCCAGGCCGCCTACCAGCCTGGAAACCGCCTGCGGCCAGGCAATGTCCAGAATGCCGGCAATATTGGCAAAGCGCCCGACCGCAGGCCTGGACTCCAGGCCGACCCGCCCGGCCACCCCCTGCCTGAACCAGAACAGCGGGCTGCCCAGCATGATCAGGTGGGACACTTTTCGGGCGGCGGCCTGGTTTTGCTTCAGGGCGCAGTAGCACACGATAGAACCCAGGCTGTAGCCGATCAGGACGGCCGGCCCGGCACTGCTTTCAACGGCCTCGTAAACCCGCCCGTTAACCGCCTGGTGCGTTTCGTCCAGGTATAGATAAGTCAGAATATCGCCAAAGTTGTCAACAATAAACTCTGCAAGCTTCTTAACCGCCTCCTTCCCCCCGGCAAAAGGGGAGCGGAGCGAACCGAGCTCCTCTGCCGCCCTTTTTCTTAAACCGAGGAGCTGGACCTGCAGGGCTTCACCGTTCCAGACCTCATCGCGGGGGCCCGGAACCAGATCGTAATAATAAACCCCGCCGAACTGCCCTTCCTCCAGCGGAAGGCCCTGAACGGCCAGTTCGGCCCGAAGCGGAGCGGCCCACTTTTTCCAGTAATAACGGTCATCGCTATGGCCCATGCCGTGCACAAACAAGATCATCCCAAACTACCTGCCTCCCGGACCCGATTTCTACACATTTTAATATATATTTATTCGGCAGGTTCAAATTTAAGCCGGCAACACTTTCTTGCGGCCGGGCAAAAATAATAAACCCGGTGCAAATTAAATATACCGAGGTATGGGATAGACCTTATAGTATTCTAAGAAAGGGTTTATCCCTATTTTTATTCCTATAAAATTAGTTAAATATATTGTTTTAATATAGTACTAGTAGTACAATATAGAAAATATTTCATTTAATGGTGGTGTTTGCCAATGAGGGTGGAAACGATTAGAACTTCCGATGGAAAAATCCGATATATGCTGGTTGACTCAGACAGTGAACCCGTCCTTCCCGTCATGCGGTTCATCAAGTTCAAGGATAACAGCGGAGCCGCACGGAACAGCCTCCGTTCCTACTGCCAGCACCTGAAACTTTTTTTCGAGTTCATTGAGCAGGAGGGGCTGGATTATCGTAAAATCAGCATCGACGACATGGCTGCTTTCATGCGCTGGCTTCAGAACCCCTACGGGAACCTGAAAGTAATCCCAGTGACGCCCGTAACGTCCCCCCGCGGACCGGCCACCGTGAACACCGTCATCTCCACGGTCCTCAATTTCTACGACTACCTCATGCGCCATGAGGACTATAGCGTCCAGCTCTCCGAAAGGCTTAAAAAGACCATCCCCGGGAGCAGGAGGGGCTTTAAAGACTTTCTCTACCACGTCAACAAGGACAAGGAGTACCCGGCCAAGATTTTAAAGGTCAAGGTCCGCCGTTCCCGGCCCAAGACCATTTCTAAAGAGCAGGTGGGCAAGTTGATTGACGCCTGCTCAAACTTAAGGAATAAGTTTTTAATCCAGCTTTTATGGGAAAGCTCCATTCGTATCGGCGAGGCCCTGGCCCTGTGGCTGGAGGACTTTGAGCCCGACGGGCAAAAGATCCACATCCGGGACAGGGGGGAACTTCCCAACCTCGCCGAAATTAAAACTATCTGCAGCCCCCGGACGGTGGACGTTTCCCCGGATTTAATCAACCTGTTTTTCGACTATGTGGCTGAATTCCACACGGACGAAGTGGACACAAACCACGTTTTTATTAAACTGTCCGGTGAAAATAGGTATCAACCCATGGAATACCAGGACGTCGCCTCTCTTTTCCGCAGGCTGAAGGCCAAAACGGGAATTGGCGTCAGCCCCCACATCCTCCGGCACAGCTCCTTAACCGAACTGCGCCGGGCCGGCTGGAAGCCGGAACACTTGCGAAAACGGGCCGGACATGCCCATGTCCAGACCACCACGCAAATTTACTTGCACCCGAGCGATGAAGACATGCGCAAGGACTGGGAGAAGGCAGAGGAAAAAATGCGCCTTAAACGGCAGCAAAAGGAGGGCTCTGAACAGTGAGTACGGTTTACCGGCCGGTCCCGACGCTAGCAAAA
The window above is part of the Pelotomaculum thermopropionicum SI genome. Proteins encoded here:
- the QRI7 gene encoding metal-dependent proteases (with possible chaperone activity), giving the protein MSAVILALETSCDETSAAVVAGGRQVLSNIISSQVEVHRKFGGVVPEVASRKHLELLNQVVAEALGAAGLGFKDLDAVAVTYGPGLVGALLVGVSAAKAIAYGLDLPLVGVNHLEGHIYANFLVDPALDFPLLCLVVSGGHTDLVLVKGHGSFQVVGRTRDDAAGEAFDKAARTLGLGYPGGPLIDRLSRQGNPAAVNLPRAYLEEGSFDFSFSGLKSALINWLHRAGRLGGDVNKADLAASFQKAVVDVLVDKTLAAARENGVTTILLAGGVAANACLRAELARRAEEECRRVIIPPPVLCTDNAAMVACAAYYRFLRGAFAPLTLNAVPDLKLGEDRYEGSFVRKKTGPTS
- the XerD gene encoding site-specific recombinase, encoding MRVETIRTSDGKIRYMLVDSDSEPVLPVMRFIKFKDNSGAARNSLRSYCQHLKLFFEFIEQEGLDYRKISIDDMAAFMRWLQNPYGNLKVIPVTPVTSPRGPATVNTVISTVLNFYDYLMRHEDYSVQLSERLKKTIPGSRRGFKDFLYHVNKDKEYPAKILKVKVRRSRPKTISKEQVGKLIDACSNLRNKFLIQLLWESSIRIGEALALWLEDFEPDGQKIHIRDRGELPNLAEIKTICSPRTVDVSPDLINLFFDYVAEFHTDEVDTNHVFIKLSGENRYQPMEYQDVASLFRRLKAKTGIGVSPHILRHSSLTELRRAGWKPEHLRKRAGHAHVQTTTQIYLHPSDEDMRKDWEKAEEKMRLKRQQKEGSEQ